The proteins below come from a single Aegilops tauschii subsp. strangulata cultivar AL8/78 chromosome 6, Aet v6.0, whole genome shotgun sequence genomic window:
- the LOC109777566 gene encoding uncharacterized protein, which produces MANNSLSHHLLLPLAGDDDPAASSSALTFPSFWPPFPSLLSDSDSDAAPFFPPRRMDRCVAARQETAAAFLGLDFHDEDYGADWAVAPDEPGLPLCWDCLQLEEHDAHQRWDLALSDADEWEQVAARGHEEAQPPAPRSLEWEVLLAANNLGSLLIDEDVDDVGVGGIETYFLDGADDDDMLFGQMAAEAEHEAPAKGGRAAAKATVEGLPTVVVAVRGCAQCAVCKDGIEAGEGARRLPCAHLYHDACILPWLAIRNTCPLCRHELPTDDPEYEKWKARRAAGDADADANGDRFGIAAGHPAE; this is translated from the coding sequence ATGGCGAATAATTCGCTCtcccaccacctcctcctcccgctcgccggcgacgacgaccccgccgcctcctcctccgccctcACCTTCCCCTCCTTCTGGCCGCCCTTCCCCTCCCTCCTCTCCGACTCCGACTCCGACGCCGCGCCCTTCTTCCCTCCCCGCCGCATGGACCGCTGCGTCGCCGCCCGGCAGGAGACCGCCGCGGCGTTCCTCGGCCTCGACTTCCACGACGAGGACTACGGCGCCGACTGGGCGGTGGCGCCGGACGAGCCCGGCCTGCCGCTCTGCTGGGACTGCCTGCAGCTGGAGGAGCACGACGCGCACCAGCGCTGGGACCTCGCGCTGAGCGACGCCGACGAGTGGGAGCAGGTCGCCGCCCGGGGCCACGAGGAGGCCCAGCCCCCCGCGCCGCGGAGCCTCGAGTGGGAGGTGCTCCTCGCCGCCAACAACCTGGGGAGCCTCTTGATCGACGAGGACGTCGACGACGTCGGCGTCGGGGGCATCGAGACGTATTTCCTCGACGGCGCCGACGACGACGACATGCTGTTCGGGCAGATGGCCGCGGAGGCGGAGCACGAGGCCCCGGCCAAGGGCGGGCGGGCGGCCGCGAAGGCCACCGTGGAGGGCCTCCCGACGGTGGTGGTCGCGGTCCGGGGCTGCGCGCAGTGCGCGGTGTGCAAGGACGGCATCGAGGCCGGCGAGGGGGCCCGGAGGCTGCCGTGCGCGCACCTCTACCACGACGCCTGCATCCTGCCGTGGCTCGCCATCCGCAACACCTGCCCGCTGTGCCGCCACGAGCTGCCCACCGACGACCCCGAGTACGAGAAGTGGAAGGCCAGGCGGGCCGCCGGCGATGCCGATGCCGATGCCAACGGCGACAGGTTCGGCATCGCCGCCGGTCATCCTGCTGAATGA